A genome region from Mesorhizobium sp. B2-1-8 includes the following:
- the parE gene encoding DNA topoisomerase IV subunit B, with product MDDNNDLFGNLEKQPQPVRTSARPADPLVQAAARRPAAAKDGSEGYSAADIEVLEGLEPVRRRPGMYIGGTDDKAMHHLFAEVIDNSMDEAVAGHATFIDVELSADGHLTVTDNGRGIPVDMHPKFKKPALEVIMTTLHSGGKFDSKVYETSGGLHGVGVSVVNALSDHLEVEVARGRQLYRQRFSRGVPVTGLEQLGEVHNRRGTKIRFHPDEQIFGKGAAFEPARLYRMTRSKAYLFGGVEIRWTCDPSLIKEKDQTPAKAEFHFPGGLKDYLKASLGDEFQVTREIFAGKSDKQGGHGSLEWAVTWFGGDGFINSYCNTIPTGEGGTHEAGFRNVLTRGLRAYADLVGNKRASIVTSEDVMISAAGMLSVFIREPEFVGQTKDRLATIEAIRIVETAIRDPFDHWLADNPQEASKLLEWVIARADERVRRRQEKEVSRKSAVRKLRLPGKLADCTQNAAAGAELFIVEGDSAGGSAKQARDRASQAVLPLRGKILNVASAGNDKLAANQQISDLIQALGCGTRLKYRDEDLRYDRVIIMTDADVDGAHIASLLITFFYQEMPALVRGGHLYLAVPPLYSIRQGGKVAYARDDAHKDELLRTEFTGRGKVELGRFKGLGEMMAAQLKETTMDPRKRTLLRVDVIDAEAATKDAVDALMGTKPEARFRFIQERAEFAETEVLDI from the coding sequence ATGGACGACAACAACGATCTTTTCGGCAATCTGGAGAAGCAGCCGCAACCGGTTCGCACGTCGGCGCGCCCGGCGGATCCGCTGGTGCAAGCGGCCGCCAGGCGCCCGGCCGCGGCCAAGGATGGCAGCGAGGGTTACAGCGCCGCCGACATCGAGGTGCTCGAAGGCCTGGAGCCGGTGCGCCGCCGGCCCGGCATGTATATCGGCGGCACCGACGACAAGGCGATGCACCACCTGTTCGCCGAGGTCATCGACAATTCGATGGACGAGGCGGTGGCCGGTCACGCCACCTTCATCGATGTCGAACTTTCGGCCGATGGCCATCTCACGGTCACGGACAATGGCCGCGGCATTCCGGTCGACATGCACCCAAAATTCAAGAAGCCGGCGCTCGAAGTCATCATGACGACGCTGCATTCGGGCGGCAAGTTCGATTCGAAGGTCTACGAAACATCCGGCGGCCTTCACGGCGTCGGCGTGTCGGTGGTCAACGCGCTGTCGGATCATCTCGAGGTCGAGGTGGCACGTGGCCGCCAGCTCTACCGCCAGCGCTTTTCGCGTGGCGTCCCGGTGACCGGCCTCGAGCAGCTCGGCGAAGTGCACAACCGGCGCGGCACAAAAATCCGCTTCCATCCCGACGAGCAGATTTTCGGCAAGGGCGCGGCATTCGAGCCGGCGCGTCTCTACCGCATGACGCGTTCGAAGGCCTATCTGTTCGGCGGCGTCGAGATTCGCTGGACCTGCGATCCCTCCCTGATCAAGGAAAAAGATCAGACACCGGCCAAGGCGGAGTTCCATTTCCCCGGCGGCCTCAAGGATTATCTGAAAGCGTCGCTCGGCGACGAATTCCAGGTGACGCGCGAAATCTTCGCCGGCAAGAGCGACAAGCAAGGCGGCCACGGCTCGCTCGAATGGGCGGTGACCTGGTTCGGCGGTGACGGCTTCATCAATTCCTACTGCAACACCATCCCGACCGGCGAAGGCGGCACCCATGAGGCCGGCTTCCGCAACGTGCTGACGCGCGGCCTGCGCGCCTATGCCGACCTCGTCGGCAACAAGCGCGCCTCGATCGTCACGTCGGAAGACGTCATGATCTCGGCCGCCGGCATGCTGTCGGTATTCATCCGCGAGCCGGAATTCGTCGGCCAGACCAAGGACAGGCTGGCGACGATCGAAGCGATACGCATCGTCGAGACCGCGATCCGCGACCCGTTCGACCATTGGCTGGCCGACAACCCGCAGGAAGCCTCGAAGCTGCTCGAATGGGTGATCGCACGCGCCGACGAGCGGGTGCGCCGCCGCCAGGAAAAAGAGGTGTCGCGCAAGAGCGCGGTGCGCAAGCTGCGCTTGCCTGGCAAGCTCGCCGACTGCACGCAGAACGCGGCGGCAGGTGCCGAACTCTTCATCGTCGAAGGTGATTCCGCCGGCGGCTCGGCCAAGCAGGCGCGCGACCGTGCCAGCCAGGCCGTCTTGCCGTTGCGCGGAAAAATCCTCAACGTCGCCAGCGCCGGCAATGACAAGCTGGCCGCCAACCAGCAGATATCGGACCTGATTCAGGCGCTTGGCTGCGGCACGCGCTTAAAATATCGCGACGAGGATTTGCGCTACGACCGCGTCATCATCATGACCGATGCCGACGTCGACGGCGCCCACATCGCCTCGCTGCTGATCACCTTTTTCTACCAGGAGATGCCGGCGCTGGTACGCGGCGGTCATCTCTATCTGGCGGTGCCGCCGCTCTACTCGATCAGGCAAGGCGGCAAGGTCGCCTATGCCCGCGACGACGCGCACAAGGACGAGCTTCTGCGCACCGAATTCACCGGGCGCGGCAAGGTCGAGCTCGGCCGCTTCAAGGGCCTGGGCGAAATGATGGCCGCGCAGCTCAAGGAGACCACCATGGACCCGAGGAAGCGCACGCTATTGCGGGTCGATGTTATCGACGCCGAGGCGGCGACCAAGGATGCGGTCGACGCGCTGATGGGCACCAAGCCCGAAGCCCGCTTCCGCTTCATCCAGGAACGCGCCGAATTCGCCGAGACGGAAGTGCTGGATATCTAG
- the cpaB gene encoding Flp pilus assembly protein CpaB, translating to MRGKAITMIGIAAVFGAISIFAADFWVKSQAKADAQEKTASIAAPAAPKIEFKTIVVANAPLRYGMELDRAKLSEIPWPQDSLPQGAFATVDGLLGEGSRVVLSPIEVNEPVLLTKLSGPNGRATLSNMLTPGMRAVTIRTDEIAGVGGFVTPGDRVDVVLTRDAGEIQEVAKNAQGAAGSTITSEIVVADAKVLSVGQGADERQTTPQVANSVTIEVTSDGAQKVALARTVGTLSLSLRSASEGGDGKNGVTTISSFGGSVASKAEAAAGSLFDAIAKEPEKPKFKTVIVTRGTQAEEYKVPSRDQK from the coding sequence GTGAGGGGCAAGGCCATAACGATGATCGGTATCGCCGCCGTTTTCGGCGCGATCTCGATCTTTGCCGCGGATTTCTGGGTCAAGAGCCAGGCCAAGGCCGACGCCCAGGAGAAAACGGCGTCCATCGCCGCTCCGGCGGCACCCAAAATCGAGTTCAAGACCATTGTGGTGGCCAATGCGCCGTTGCGTTATGGCATGGAGCTCGACCGCGCCAAGCTCAGCGAAATCCCGTGGCCGCAGGATTCCCTGCCGCAGGGCGCCTTTGCCACCGTCGATGGATTGCTTGGCGAAGGCAGCCGGGTCGTGCTGTCGCCGATCGAGGTCAACGAGCCGGTGCTGCTCACCAAGCTGTCGGGACCGAACGGCCGTGCGACGCTGTCCAACATGCTGACGCCCGGAATGCGGGCGGTCACCATCCGCACCGACGAGATCGCCGGCGTCGGTGGCTTCGTCACGCCGGGCGACCGGGTCGATGTCGTCCTGACGCGTGATGCCGGCGAAATCCAGGAAGTCGCCAAGAACGCGCAAGGCGCGGCCGGTTCGACCATCACTTCGGAGATCGTCGTTGCCGACGCCAAGGTGCTGAGCGTCGGGCAAGGCGCCGACGAGCGTCAGACGACGCCGCAGGTGGCCAATTCCGTGACCATCGAGGTGACGAGCGACGGCGCGCAGAAAGTGGCGCTTGCCCGCACTGTCGGGACGCTGTCGCTGTCGCTGCGCTCCGCCAGCGAAGGCGGCGACGGCAAGAACGGCGTCACCACCATCTCTTCCTTCGGCGGGTCCGTGGCTTCCAAGGCCGAGGCCGCGGCCGGCTCCTTGTTCGATGCCATCGCCAAGGAACCGGAGAAGCCGAAATTCAAGACGGTCATCGTGACGCGCGGCACGCAGGCCGAGGAATACAAGGTCCCTTCGCGGGACCAGAAGTAA
- a CDS encoding type II and III secretion system protein family protein, whose translation MAASLVASGMLAFAGAAKADNDIVYVSSTKNASIKVAKGKPKTIMTSAAFYQIVIGDPEIANVNPLTDKSFYVLGNNLGTTGIALFDEKKQLVGTVDIEVTLDTDQLASTIRASVPDAKIKVGSANGRVVLSGEADDAVAAEKANKIATRFSGNEEVINSVNISSSQQVQLNVRFVEINRQAGQDLGAKYSANFAYGFGGRDVSLDPGSVPAAGTGEIIGRLLSNGVSIDIAIKALEERGLARRLAEPNLIARSGETASFLAGGEFPIPVSEDNGKISVSYKKYGVSLDFTPTVLKDGLVSLDIAPEVSSIDASASYNIGNISVPGFIVRRAKTSVDLKNGQSFMIAGLLQSQNDITTSRIPGLGKMPVLGSLFSSKSYQRRETDLVIIVTPYLVKPVDPSKKMAEPTDGTQPASNVDYFLNNTEEVKASDTNRALALADGSAARGATKVGHFLDLPKD comes from the coding sequence ATGGCGGCTTCACTGGTCGCGAGCGGCATGCTCGCCTTCGCAGGCGCGGCCAAGGCGGACAACGACATCGTCTATGTCTCGTCGACCAAGAATGCGTCGATCAAGGTCGCCAAGGGCAAGCCCAAGACGATCATGACGAGCGCTGCCTTCTATCAGATCGTCATCGGCGATCCGGAGATCGCCAACGTCAACCCGCTGACCGACAAATCCTTCTATGTGCTGGGCAACAATCTCGGCACCACCGGCATCGCGCTGTTCGACGAGAAGAAGCAGCTCGTCGGCACCGTCGACATCGAAGTGACGCTCGACACCGACCAATTGGCGAGCACCATCCGTGCCAGCGTGCCGGACGCCAAGATCAAGGTCGGCTCGGCCAATGGCCGTGTGGTGCTTTCGGGCGAGGCGGATGACGCGGTCGCCGCCGAAAAGGCAAACAAGATCGCCACCCGCTTCTCCGGCAATGAGGAGGTGATCAATTCGGTCAATATCTCCTCGTCGCAACAGGTTCAGCTCAATGTCCGCTTCGTCGAGATCAACCGCCAGGCCGGGCAGGACCTCGGTGCGAAATACAGTGCCAATTTCGCCTACGGCTTCGGCGGTCGCGATGTCTCTCTCGATCCGGGCTCGGTGCCTGCAGCCGGCACCGGCGAGATCATCGGCCGGCTGCTGTCCAATGGCGTCTCGATCGATATCGCCATCAAGGCGCTGGAGGAGCGCGGCCTTGCCCGAAGGCTGGCCGAACCGAACCTGATCGCCCGCTCCGGCGAAACGGCGAGTTTTCTCGCCGGCGGCGAATTCCCGATCCCGGTTTCCGAAGACAATGGCAAGATCTCCGTCAGCTACAAGAAATACGGCGTCAGCCTGGACTTTACGCCGACGGTGCTGAAGGACGGATTGGTCAGCCTCGACATCGCGCCGGAAGTCTCCTCGATCGATGCGTCGGCGTCCTACAATATCGGCAACATTTCGGTGCCGGGGTTCATCGTGCGCCGCGCCAAGACCTCGGTCGACCTGAAGAACGGCCAGAGCTTCATGATCGCCGGGCTGCTGCAGTCCCAGAACGACATCACCACGTCTCGCATTCCCGGTCTCGGCAAGATGCCGGTGCTGGGGTCGCTGTTCTCGTCGAAATCCTATCAGCGGCGCGAGACCGACCTGGTCATCATCGTCACGCCCTATCTGGTGAAGCCGGTCGATCCGTCGAAGAAAATGGCTGAGCCGACCGATGGCACGCAGCCTGCCAGCAATGTCGACTATTTCCTCAACAACACCGAGGAGGTGAAGGCGTCGGACACCAACCGTGCGCTGGCGTTGGCTGACGGCAGCGCCGCGCGGGGCGCCACCAAAGTCGGCCATTTCCTCGACCTGCCGAAGGACTGA
- a CDS encoding AAA family ATPase: protein MANSTKKILLVSTDRTFAQDTKTAFAASEIIQLMTVEKNVTELRGEVQEAEFGVVIVDMDAAKLEEIESLQRVMRRLEGKAPVVVVTQEFNAAAVRILVQLKVADFLVKPITTADLVRSVVRALQGPGREENTESQIYTFMPAAGGVGTTTLALQTAFQLHHSVTRGASTCVVDLNFQQGACAEYLDLEPRFDITEIENQPERLDRQLLDVMLSKHASGLCVLAAPTRPAEMRSFKTDVVVRMLDLVSAYFDNVVIDMPRTWFPWTETVLLGSNKLYIVAEMTVPCLRHTQRLIQAVYETAGKEVKPNVIVNRFEQKMFDNGIKQADVQEILGEHFVGGIANNYRLVREAVDRGVPLHEIDANANVVNDLKKIILPEEAVATASKSKSLFGLGKGLLKRKAG, encoded by the coding sequence ATGGCAAACAGCACCAAGAAGATCCTGCTCGTATCGACAGACCGGACCTTCGCGCAGGACACGAAGACGGCGTTTGCCGCCTCCGAGATCATCCAGCTCATGACGGTTGAGAAGAACGTCACGGAGCTGCGCGGCGAGGTCCAGGAGGCCGAGTTCGGCGTCGTTATCGTCGATATGGACGCGGCGAAACTGGAGGAAATCGAGTCACTGCAGCGCGTCATGCGCCGGCTCGAGGGCAAGGCACCGGTGGTCGTGGTCACCCAGGAGTTCAACGCCGCCGCCGTGCGCATCCTGGTGCAGCTCAAGGTCGCCGACTTCCTGGTCAAGCCGATCACCACTGCCGACCTCGTGCGTTCGGTCGTGCGAGCGCTGCAGGGGCCCGGGCGCGAGGAAAACACCGAGTCGCAGATCTATACCTTCATGCCCGCCGCCGGCGGCGTCGGCACCACGACACTGGCGCTGCAAACCGCGTTCCAGCTGCATCATTCGGTGACGCGCGGCGCGTCGACCTGCGTGGTCGACCTCAATTTCCAGCAAGGTGCCTGCGCCGAATATCTCGATCTGGAGCCTCGTTTCGACATCACCGAAATCGAGAACCAGCCCGAACGCCTCGACCGGCAACTGCTCGATGTGATGCTGTCCAAGCACGCCAGCGGACTTTGCGTGCTGGCCGCGCCGACGCGTCCGGCCGAGATGCGCTCGTTCAAGACCGATGTCGTGGTGCGCATGCTGGACCTCGTTTCGGCCTATTTCGACAATGTCGTCATCGACATGCCACGCACCTGGTTTCCGTGGACCGAAACGGTGCTGCTCGGCTCCAACAAGCTCTACATCGTTGCCGAGATGACGGTGCCGTGCCTGCGCCATACGCAACGGCTAATCCAGGCCGTCTACGAGACCGCCGGCAAGGAAGTGAAGCCGAACGTGATCGTCAACCGTTTCGAGCAGAAGATGTTCGACAACGGCATCAAGCAGGCGGACGTCCAGGAAATCCTTGGCGAGCATTTCGTCGGCGGCATCGCCAACAACTACCGGCTGGTGCGTGAGGCGGTCGACCGCGGCGTGCCGCTGCACGAGATCGACGCCAACGCCAATGTCGTCAACGATCTGAAGAAGATCATCCTTCCGGAAGAGGCGGTGGCGACCGCGAGCAAGTCGAAGTCGCTGTTCGGCCTCGGCAAGGGCCTCTTGAAGAGGAAGGCAGGATGA